In a genomic window of Candidatus Zixiibacteriota bacterium:
- a CDS encoding sigma-70 family RNA polymerase sigma factor, giving the protein MTITAEELLGRIRKNDKQFLDELMLIIRRIAIKWSWTDQVGLDDVCQDCFIKVTENLRQGKYRQQASFKTYVYAIVRNTCIDNYKASRMADVVDVEKVTLVDQGSTGEEDLISKEERQTAARVLLALPRECRKLWQAIFFGKRTYREAAELLRLTEGTVKRKMWECRQAARKMVERFEK; this is encoded by the coding sequence ATGACCATCACAGCAGAAGAACTTCTAGGACGCATTCGCAAGAATGATAAGCAGTTCCTTGACGAACTGATGTTGATAATCAGGCGCATTGCCATCAAATGGAGTTGGACCGACCAGGTCGGTTTGGATGATGTCTGTCAGGATTGCTTTATAAAGGTGACAGAAAACCTCAGACAGGGAAAATATCGGCAACAGGCATCGTTCAAGACCTATGTCTACGCCATCGTGCGTAACACTTGTATCGACAACTACAAGGCCTCGCGAATGGCTGACGTTGTTGATGTAGAGAAGGTTACGCTTGTGGATCAGGGGTCAACCGGCGAGGAAGACCTGATCTCCAAAGAGGAGCGTCAAACCGCAGCCAGGGTGCTGTTGGCTCTTCCCAGAGAGTGTCGTAAACTATGGCAGGCAATCTTTTTCGGTAAACGAACATATCGGGAAGCTGCTGAGTTACTGAGACTTACGGAGGGGACGGTTAAACGTAAAATGTGGGAGTGTCGTCAGGCTGCAAGAAAAATGGTAGAAAGGTTCGAAAAATGA